In Deltaproteobacteria bacterium, a genomic segment contains:
- a CDS encoding aminotransferase class I/II-fold pyridoxal phosphate-dependent enzyme produces MSLYADRNRLIGTENAFKIGPHIAKLEASGSPVIKLNLGEPDFSAPEWVKNAVIRNIREDNSHYCDPKGILPFREAVAGQINETRGLEVTPEHVCIFPGGKPSIGFAQQIYCNPGDEIIYPSPGFPIYESFIRYIGAVPVPLHLEEERNFTISAEQLEKLITPKTKLIILNFPSNPTGGVAEKKQLESMADVIMDKCRPHVRVYSDEIYENILFDGRKHHSIASVPGMAERTIVSSGLSKSFAWTGGRIGYAVMPTIEEADAFKNMNINYFSCVPPYNQAGGTVALTDPASGPWMAHMASTFQKRRDVIVRMLNDIEGVRCQTPGGAFYLFPNIAGLCRRLGVFEAMQDLPEETRCLTSPSTLFQMFALYDHHVAVMDRRSFGAIGTENLHFLRLSIASDIESLKEGVRRLAAAGNDARGFSRFIRKGENLY; encoded by the coding sequence ATGTCCCTATATGCAGACAGGAATCGGTTGATCGGCACCGAAAACGCCTTCAAAATCGGCCCCCACATTGCCAAATTGGAGGCTTCGGGGTCGCCGGTGATAAAACTGAATCTCGGGGAGCCGGATTTCAGCGCCCCCGAATGGGTCAAGAACGCAGTCATCCGCAACATCAGGGAAGACAATTCCCACTACTGCGACCCCAAAGGCATTTTGCCGTTCCGCGAAGCCGTTGCCGGACAGATCAACGAAACGCGGGGACTGGAGGTCACCCCCGAGCATGTCTGCATCTTCCCGGGGGGCAAACCCTCCATCGGTTTTGCCCAGCAGATCTACTGCAACCCGGGGGACGAAATCATCTACCCCAGCCCCGGTTTTCCCATCTACGAATCTTTTATCCGCTACATCGGAGCGGTGCCCGTTCCGCTGCATCTCGAAGAAGAACGTAATTTCACCATATCCGCCGAACAGTTGGAAAAATTGATCACCCCGAAAACCAAGCTGATCATTCTCAATTTTCCGTCCAACCCTACCGGCGGCGTGGCCGAAAAAAAGCAGCTCGAATCGATGGCCGACGTCATTATGGATAAGTGCCGTCCGCACGTCCGCGTCTATTCCGATGAAATATATGAGAACATCCTGTTTGACGGCAGGAAGCACCACTCCATCGCGTCGGTGCCCGGCATGGCGGAACGGACCATTGTCAGCAGCGGACTTTCCAAGTCTTTTGCCTGGACCGGAGGCCGTATCGGTTATGCCGTCATGCCCACCATCGAAGAGGCGGATGCCTTCAAAAACATGAACATCAACTATTTCAGCTGCGTGCCTCCCTACAATCAGGCCGGTGGCACGGTGGCTCTGACGGACCCGGCCTCCGGCCCCTGGATGGCGCACATGGCGTCTACCTTTCAAAAAAGGCGCGACGTCATCGTCCGCATGCTCAACGACATAGAGGGTGTCCGATGCCAGACGCCCGGCGGCGCTTTTTATCTTTTTCCGAACATAGCAGGATTGTGCCGGCGCCTGGGTGTGTTCGAGGCCATGCAGGACCTTCCCGAAGAGACCCGCTGCTTGACCTCGCCGTCCACATTGTTTCAGATGTTCGCCCTTTACGACCACCACGTAGCCGTCATGGACAGACGGTCGTTCGGCGCCATCGGCACCGAAAACCTGCATTTTCTCAGACTTTCCATCGCCTCCGATATCGAAAGCCTCAAAGAGGGCGTCCGGCGTCTCGCGGCTGCCGGCAACGATGCAAGGGGATTTTCACGGTTTATTCGAAAAGGCGAAAACCTGTATTAG
- the ppdK gene encoding pyruvate, phosphate dikinase, which translates to MTKKWVYHFNELDLAEEHMGNDWENVRGLLGGKGANLAEMVRIGAPVPPGFTVTTEACNAYLASKSVFSEEIWEQEIKALRLIEEETGKSFGSTENPLLVSCRSGAKFSMPGMMDTVLNIGLNDETADGMVKLTGDERFVFDAYRRLIQMFGTVVMGLPDDIFEEVITAAREKAGVEVDTDLEAADWIDITRQFKSVFRRHASRDFPMDPYEQMMLATEAVFKSWNGKRAVDYRNAAGIPHDLGTAVNIVTMVFGNMGDDSATGVAMTRNGSTGEKFIEGDFLTNAQGEDVVAGIRMTKDISQLRDEMPTAYREFEEIAERLEKHYREMQDVEFTIEKKKLWMLQTRDGKRTARAAVRIAVDMVGEGLISKEEALMRVTPAQVDFFLHPQFSIEAVDVAKEMGNLFATGLNVSPGAAIGVVALDADLAETWSKEENKQVIMVRPETRPDDVHGMLAAQGIITSRGGRTSHAALVARQFGKPAVVGVSGLKIDMAKRQIELGDTVIKEGDWLSIDGTVGEIYIGQLDTTVPDIKDPWLDKLLKWADEYRRLGVWANADYPADAIRARDYGAEGIGLCRSEHMFFEPERLPFVQKMIMTDLPIERQEALDALLPFQREDFTGLFRAMDGLPVIIRLLDPPLHEFLPSNMVLMRELSDLKIRLQHAGNLQEIDALLDQVKQKESILKRVESIREENPMLGMRGVRLGIHIPELTSMQVRAIFEAACQVAKDGVAVHPEIMIPLTSHVNELKLQRSVLEEEALRVMLKEKMEIDYKFGTMIEIPRAAFTADKIAEFAAFISFGTNDLTQTTYGISRDDAESSFMFEYMEKGILPDNPFATIDEDGVGELMKIAVTKGRSVNPDLECGICGEHGGEPRSIKLCHDLGLTYVSCSPFRVPIARLAAAQAALAENSGEL; encoded by the coding sequence ATGACGAAAAAATGGGTTTACCATTTCAATGAACTGGACCTGGCTGAAGAACACATGGGAAACGACTGGGAAAATGTCCGCGGTCTGCTGGGAGGCAAAGGCGCAAACCTGGCCGAAATGGTGCGTATCGGCGCTCCGGTCCCCCCGGGGTTTACCGTGACCACAGAAGCCTGCAACGCGTATTTAGCCTCAAAGAGCGTTTTTTCCGAAGAGATCTGGGAGCAGGAAATCAAAGCCCTGCGACTCATCGAGGAGGAAACCGGCAAATCCTTCGGCTCCACCGAAAACCCCCTGCTGGTATCCTGCCGGTCCGGGGCAAAGTTTTCCATGCCCGGTATGATGGACACCGTCCTCAATATCGGCCTCAACGACGAGACCGCCGACGGCATGGTCAAACTGACCGGGGATGAGCGGTTCGTGTTCGATGCATACAGGCGCCTGATCCAGATGTTCGGCACGGTTGTCATGGGCCTGCCGGACGACATCTTTGAAGAGGTCATCACCGCCGCCCGCGAAAAAGCCGGGGTGGAAGTGGATACCGATCTCGAGGCGGCGGACTGGATCGACATCACCCGTCAGTTCAAATCGGTCTTCCGGCGTCACGCCAGCCGTGATTTCCCCATGGACCCCTATGAGCAGATGATGCTGGCCACCGAAGCCGTTTTCAAGAGCTGGAACGGCAAGCGTGCGGTCGATTACCGCAACGCCGCCGGCATCCCCCACGACTTAGGCACGGCCGTCAACATCGTCACCATGGTTTTCGGCAACATGGGTGACGACAGCGCCACCGGGGTCGCCATGACCCGCAACGGCTCCACGGGTGAAAAGTTCATCGAGGGGGACTTTTTGACCAATGCCCAGGGCGAAGACGTGGTTGCCGGCATCCGTATGACCAAAGACATCTCGCAGCTCCGTGACGAGATGCCCACCGCCTACAGGGAGTTCGAGGAAATCGCCGAGCGCCTTGAAAAGCACTACCGGGAGATGCAGGATGTCGAATTCACCATTGAAAAGAAAAAGCTGTGGATGCTGCAGACCCGCGACGGCAAACGCACGGCCCGGGCGGCCGTACGCATCGCCGTCGACATGGTCGGAGAGGGACTGATTTCAAAAGAGGAAGCGCTCATGCGGGTGACCCCGGCACAAGTCGACTTCTTTCTCCATCCCCAGTTCAGCATCGAAGCGGTCGATGTCGCCAAGGAAATGGGCAACCTCTTTGCGACAGGGCTGAATGTGTCCCCGGGCGCCGCCATCGGTGTGGTGGCCCTGGATGCGGACCTGGCCGAAACATGGTCCAAAGAGGAAAACAAACAGGTCATCATGGTGCGCCCGGAAACCAGACCCGATGACGTCCACGGCATGCTGGCCGCCCAGGGCATTATCACCAGTCGGGGGGGGCGTACCAGCCACGCGGCACTGGTGGCGCGCCAATTCGGCAAGCCGGCCGTCGTCGGCGTTTCAGGCCTGAAGATCGACATGGCCAAGCGGCAGATCGAACTGGGCGACACCGTTATCAAAGAGGGAGACTGGCTCTCCATCGACGGCACCGTGGGAGAAATTTACATCGGTCAGCTCGACACCACCGTTCCCGACATCAAGGACCCCTGGCTGGACAAACTGCTGAAGTGGGCGGATGAATACCGCCGGCTGGGGGTCTGGGCCAACGCCGACTACCCCGCCGATGCCATCAGGGCGCGTGATTACGGGGCCGAAGGAATCGGCCTTTGCCGGTCGGAGCACATGTTTTTCGAACCGGAAAGACTTCCCTTCGTGCAGAAAATGATCATGACGGACCTGCCGATCGAAAGGCAGGAAGCCCTTGATGCCCTGCTCCCGTTCCAGAGGGAGGATTTCACGGGGCTTTTCCGTGCCATGGACGGGCTGCCGGTCATCATCCGTCTGCTCGACCCGCCGCTGCATGAATTTCTGCCCAGCAACATGGTCCTCATGCGCGAGCTCTCCGACCTCAAAATACGCCTGCAGCATGCCGGCAACCTGCAGGAAATAGATGCATTGCTCGACCAGGTCAAACAAAAGGAAAGTATACTGAAACGCGTCGAAAGCATCCGGGAAGAAAATCCCATGCTGGGGATGAGAGGCGTTCGCCTGGGAATTCACATCCCCGAGCTGACCAGCATGCAAGTCCGTGCGATTTTCGAAGCCGCCTGCCAGGTTGCCAAAGACGGTGTGGCGGTGCACCCTGAAATCATGATTCCTCTCACCAGCCACGTCAACGAGCTCAAGCTCCAGCGTTCGGTTCTGGAAGAAGAGGCGCTCCGCGTCATGCTGAAAGAAAAAATGGAAATCGATTATAAATTCGGAACCATGATCGAAATTCCCAGGGCGGCCTTCACGGCGGATAAGATTGCGGAGTTCGCCGCATTCATTTCCTTCGGCACCAACGACCTGACCCAGACAACGTATGGTATTTCCAGGGATGACGCGGAATCCAGCTTCATGTTCGAATACATGGAAAAAGGCATTCTGCCGGACAATCCCTTTGCCACCATTGATGAAGACGGTGTGGGGGAACTGATGAAAATAGCTGTCACCAAAGGGCGCAGCGTGAATCCGGACCTTGAGTGCGGCATCTGCGGTGAACATGGCGGTGAACCGCGATCCATAAAGCTTTGCCATGATCTGGGCTTGACCTATGTTTCGTGTTCCCCCTTCCGGGTACCCATTGCCAGGCTGGCGGCTGCCCAGGCGGCACTTGCCGAAAACTCGGGAGAATTATAA
- a CDS encoding DUF1848 domain-containing protein: MKTVISASRRTDIPAFYMPWFMDRLQRGCFEVVNPYNRRSRRVPASPDAVHSIVFWSKNFGPFIDGNYNRLLQDAGYNLFFNFTVNSEDPLLEPQVPPLRQRLKQLTALQKGGNPRGVTWRFDPLVFYSKEDGEVRDNLNDFEMIAAAASDAGIERCITSFMDFYPKIGRRIKSMGGFAFLDPPVEKKIEILGRMQATLSSKGIVLTTCCENALLEVLPADLEVNAGACVPNDLLAELYGPGVSLQRDRGQRVKAGCGCKVSVDVGSYAEHPCYHRCLYCYARPAVS, encoded by the coding sequence TTGAAAACTGTCATTTCCGCTTCGCGGAGGACCGATATCCCGGCATTCTACATGCCCTGGTTCATGGACAGGCTGCAAAGGGGCTGTTTTGAAGTGGTCAACCCCTACAACCGGCGTTCGAGACGGGTGCCCGCGTCGCCGGATGCCGTGCACAGCATCGTGTTCTGGTCCAAGAACTTCGGCCCGTTTATCGACGGAAATTACAACCGGCTTCTGCAGGATGCCGGCTATAATCTTTTTTTCAACTTTACGGTAAATTCAGAGGACCCCCTTCTGGAACCGCAGGTCCCGCCGCTCCGGCAGCGGCTCAAACAGCTGACGGCATTACAAAAGGGTGGTAACCCGAGGGGGGTCACCTGGCGCTTCGATCCCCTGGTGTTCTATTCCAAAGAAGATGGCGAGGTGCGGGATAATTTAAACGATTTCGAGATGATCGCGGCGGCGGCTTCCGATGCGGGCATCGAGCGGTGCATCACCAGCTTCATGGATTTCTACCCCAAGATCGGCAGAAGGATCAAATCGATGGGAGGGTTTGCGTTCCTGGACCCGCCGGTTGAGAAGAAAATTGAAATTCTCGGTCGCATGCAGGCCACGCTTTCATCGAAAGGGATCGTTCTCACGACCTGCTGCGAAAATGCCCTTTTGGAGGTACTTCCGGCGGATCTTGAGGTGAACGCCGGCGCGTGCGTGCCCAATGACCTGCTGGCGGAGTTGTATGGACCGGGGGTCTCGCTGCAGCGGGACAGGGGGCAGCGGGTCAAGGCGGGGTGCGGCTGCAAGGTGTCGGTGGACGTCGGCTCCTATGCGGAGCACCCGTGTTATCACAGGTGTTTGTACTGCTACGCCCGTCCCGCGGTGTCATGA
- the dusB gene encoding tRNA dihydrouridine synthase DusB: MNEPVKIGNVTLTDMTVLAPMAGITNLPMRLMAKEEGCALVCSEMISSYGLVYRSRKTQKIMDSHVREKPLSVQIFGAEPDVMAEAARMVEAAGADILDINFGCSVRKILKSGSGAALMRTPQKARAVIEAVRRSIRIPLTIKIRTGWERSGEQAHAIVRIAEDSGVDAVAVHPRLASQGFGGEADWSLIREIKAKSRIPVIGNGDIGKAEDALRMKQETDCDLVMIGRGAVGYPWIFSEVACLSKGEPLRKVTDGMRIDMMKRYLKASVAYLGETHACYMLRSRLGWFTKGMPHSSSFREAIKHISTQTEALEIIQNYKRHTGGKQK, encoded by the coding sequence TTGAATGAACCCGTGAAAATAGGGAACGTCACCCTGACCGACATGACCGTGCTTGCGCCCATGGCGGGGATCACCAATCTGCCCATGCGCCTCATGGCCAAGGAAGAGGGGTGCGCGCTGGTGTGCTCGGAGATGATCAGTTCATATGGATTGGTCTACAGGTCGCGAAAAACCCAGAAAATCATGGACAGCCATGTCAGGGAAAAGCCGCTTTCCGTGCAGATATTCGGTGCGGAGCCCGATGTCATGGCAGAAGCCGCGCGCATGGTCGAAGCTGCGGGTGCCGACATTCTGGACATCAATTTCGGTTGTTCGGTGAGAAAAATATTAAAATCGGGATCGGGTGCGGCGTTGATGCGGACTCCTCAAAAAGCCAGAGCCGTCATCGAAGCCGTCAGGCGGTCGATTCGCATCCCGCTGACCATAAAGATCCGTACAGGGTGGGAGCGCTCGGGCGAACAGGCCCATGCGATCGTCAGGATCGCGGAAGACAGCGGGGTGGATGCCGTTGCCGTGCATCCCAGGCTGGCAAGCCAGGGGTTCGGCGGCGAGGCGGATTGGTCCCTGATAAGGGAGATCAAGGCAAAGAGCCGTATACCGGTGATCGGCAACGGGGACATCGGCAAGGCCGAAGATGCCCTCAGAATGAAGCAGGAGACCGACTGCGATCTCGTTATGATCGGCAGGGGCGCTGTCGGTTATCCCTGGATATTTTCAGAGGTGGCCTGCTTGTCGAAGGGGGAGCCGCTTCGGAAGGTGACTGACGGCATGCGCATCGACATGATGAAGCGGTATCTGAAAGCGTCGGTGGCTTATCTCGGCGAAACGCATGCCTGCTACATGCTGCGCAGCCGCCTGGGCTGGTTTACCAAAGGTATGCCGCACAGCAGCAGCTTCCGTGAAGCGATCAAGCACATCTCCACCCAGACAGAAGCGCTGGAAATCATCCAAAACTACAAACGCCATACAGGGGGAAAACAGAAATGA